ATCAAAAAAGGTTTCATGGGATCCAACTCATTTTTGTAGAGCAAGATATACTCAAACTACAACTCTTTTtgtaagacaaaaaaaaaaggtgctTTAAGAGAGTTACATTCTATATTGTCATTTGGTAGGCCGGTCAGTTGCAATCTGAGGAGTTGCATACAAATGGCTTATTACAAAAGCTATTCATGTGATTATATCTGTCCAAGGATATCTTAATTAAAAGTATAAACTAACTCATATCtttataaaaattcaaaaaatatattcaaGTGACATGCAAACCAACACATACTCAACAGAACTAGAACTGTCATGATTTGATTATACTTGAGTTATCCCTCCACTTAGGTCTGTGACAATAATGAAAAATTTCCTATCAACAAATGAAGGCTATATTTACAATTGCAATTTAAAACATCTGCATTATCCAGTAGAGATTGTCTTCAATACATGTTAAAAGCTCCTCAAAAGACCATATAACCAAATAATGCAAGTTTCTGACCAAATTAATGAATAATTCATATGGCATCATCATACCAGAAAAACTGCTCCCTGGTGCAGCCGAGCAATTTCCAGCATTTGTAGAGAGTGACTCCAATTTTGTCTTCAATGATACTTTGAGATTTCTCTTATCACCCCGCTTGCTGCTTAGGCTACTCTTTTGTTTCAGCAATTGAGTTTTCTCTGTTTTTTATTTTGGGTATATCAGTAAACTAGCTTCAGCAAATTCCTGATTTCCCATCAACTTAAACTACTCAAGCATAGAAATGTactatagaaattgaaaaatgctATCCTACCTCAATCACATAGATGCAACAAATATTGCTCATTTAGTGGGTGTGTGGAAGGGTTGAATGACCATTGTAACACCAGTTTCTCAAAATATTAAGTCAAAAGAcatgaaaaatagaaaattttcaaCTTTACAAAGAGAAAGCATGCGATACATTAGACTAATCAAATAATAACATTACCAATTTAACCCAAATAATTCTCCCTAAAATGAAATGATCACAATCTCTCTCAAATATCCTCCTCTCTTACAACTTTACAacaaatgaaaaatatcaaaatattcaaataaatggacgaagaagaaaaaaccaCAACATGAACCAACAGAGAGCAAAGTTCTCTGAAAGACCTTTCGTGAATTCTTTTCTGCTCTATATTACATTTACAATCAGATTTCTTGTGGAACAATCAACTTGTTTTATCAATAAGACTTAGAAGTTAACATTTCCTATCTGAAAATAGGTAATATATTGACTGCATGGGAAGAACACCACGACTTGGgtttaaaaagaatattttaatTAACAGAAAAAGATGAACATTTATATCATTAGTACGAGGCTGGTCTACATTACCATGAGAGTTGCACTTTTTAAGATATGATCCAAGCTTGTCAGACGCATCCTTTGCATCATCAGCTCCACTTAAGAATAAAGAATCTTCCAATTGAACCACACGTGGTCTCTTAGAACATaaactactactactactcctTGGCACCTTTAATGATTTACGTGGATGTACTCCCGGACTTGAAGTGGACAATTGACTTCCTTTGTTCCTACTTTCAAAATCTTCAGATGCATCTTCACCATCCCTAGATACTGCTCCATCAGGTATCTTATCCAAGGGAACAGAACCCAAATCATTGATAGAGCTTGTCCCAGCTGGAAAACCAACATTTATAGACAATTAGACCATAGTATGGAAaatgatgaaagaaaaaaatgatagaTAAAGGAGAAGATGTGCCAGAGACCTGTGAAGACATAAATTCTGTAAAAGTCAACTCGAAGTTAGATAACATGGATTATATGTGGCCAAGAGTGAAAATATAACGCTTACAAAGTCTAAATATTCTAAATCTATGACGATCCTTTCGCAGATACAGAGGCCACAGTAAGCTACTGACATCATTCATAGAAGTACGTTAAAAAGGTTGCAACCTTTACTTCAAGATTTTCCAAATTCACCATATAGACCTTATTCCATAATCAGGATTTCAGCAGGCAGATGATAGAAACCATCCAATGAAGGAACAAGATAATGTTTCTCCTTCTCAAAATATAATATGTTTCTCCTACGATATCCCAGGAGCAGGATTTTCTCTTTATCATATTTCCCATTCAAAGTAACAAAGACAAGCACAAATTGCTGCCACCGTTTTAGGAATTTGAATGCTAGATCCCAAGTCAACCTCACTCCAAATCCACTGGCACGTGTTAATAAAATGAATCTTTCATTAATAATGACAGAGAACAAAAGAGAGAATAAGAGATCCTCCAAACGCCAAGGGTAAATAAAAAGCACTTCGATTGGCAAAATCTGCCGCATTTACAGAAAAAGGTACATCAAAAGTGGCAGCTATCTCCATCTTCACAGTGCTACAGAAATTCATTGGTTTTCAACAATAATTGACAAAAATCTTTCTGTAAGTTTCATCCTGTTGCATACAATCAGTTAATCCACAAGCAATGCACGGAAACTCCAAGCACGACATTCATTCTCATCTCTTTCGCAAAAAAATCAGCAGTCTCCAAAACCTCACGTAGTCGCCAATTGGAATGCAAGTAGACGAATAAGCTTATCACATGCAGGTAAAAAACCCAAAACCAGCaacaaatctaaaattaaaCAGCAGTGTTGAATAAAAAAGTGAAGCTATTCCACCTTTTAGACTACCGTACGAGCTGAAATGCTGAAATGAAAAGCTAGAAGGAGCAGAACCGCGATCCGCTTCGCACAACTCAACCTCCTCGATTGTTACCTCGGTTCTAACAGAGCCATCTGGTCCCATGAGCTTCAGCGGCGCCACAACAGCCGGAAAAGTCAATTCTAGAGCATCCATGGCCGGAGCCCTAAAAGAAGTGAAGTAGAAAGAGAAGACGATTGACTGCAGCCGCCAAACATTTCCAATGATCCTAAAACTCCATGGAAAGAATACAAGAAGCTGAACACAGAGAAGAACATTTGAAGATCGTAACCGGAGAGAGCCGGATCGGAGAGTGAGTGAAGAAAAGTGAATTAGGTGgggatggggggggggggggggagaagagGAAGGGAATATGATAGGAAAAACGGGAGTGTTTAGCAATGTTGCGGCTAAGAGTAGGAGAAATCAGAGTTTTTAGGGCACGATTTGGGAACAAAGGTAAGTATATATAGTTTTCGGGAAAATGTGTGACATTTTTGGAAACGGACTATCGACGGCGGAATATTCCGTTCCGTTCTCCGTCAGAGTTCGTCCGGGAATACACACTTTGCGTGGAGATGGGGCGCGTTGTCTTTTACGGACCTTGACGTGGCATTATCCTTTACATAATTAAAATCagtatataattataataaaggATAAATCTGGAAATTAACCCAATCACCATTCGCCACGTGTTGCTACTTCGTCGATTAATTATAAATAGATTCAGATAAATCAAAATCACACTGCGTCTcctcactcactcactcacaCCATATGTTTTGTGTAATTACAACAATATTCcactctcttttaaataaattatcgagttagttttcattttcttttcatttcttatttattttggCTCGATTATAAATTGATCCAATTATTATTTGAACGAGATGACTTTCATATCGACCTTtcatttattataaattttttaaaatgcatattttaaaattacatACATCGTTAAATGGATAGTTTATTGATACATCGCGTATTATTCAATCGATTAGCATATTAAAAACGTAAGACTTTTTAGATTGTTTTTCtaagtattttaaaatatttttttaacttaaaagtTTGTGACTCCGACGATGATGTTTGAATAAAGTCACACGTGGAtgactttttattatttattgattgttgctctttttgattttttttacttctctacctcttaaataaattgaaaaatattttttaacacttaaaaaatcaattcaaaCATTATTATCAAAAAAGTGTTAGCTACCACGAGGTTTGTAGTTCAAACCTTCGACCTTGTTGCACTAAAAGCAACGATTAGAAAATTGACTTATATGCAATTTTAGCCTACTAaatgaaaaatagcaaaatcaaaGTTTCTTTAGCAAAATGGGAAACATATGTTCGAGTGAACAAGGGCAGTGTTCTTTTATAATCCATAAGGGTGTATGTTGAGATAAAGAATGAACTATTATAATCACATGTTATTATAGTTTGATTAAACTAGTTTGTGTTTGCAATGTGAATTGTTTTAGTTTTGGTTGTAATAATGTGTAGACTATTTTTGTTTGATAAGTGTAAATAACAAACATCATAACAAAGAATAACGAAATGATGAATGTCATATTAAAACCATAGCAAATAGCAAATACACTAATAAATTGCGAATTCTAAAATAATATGTTTACTGTAGCTAATTGGAGACTGTTAAATAGTATTTACTATAGCAATTAATGATTATCATAATCTAAACAAGATTTTTCCCAAACGACTTCTAAAATATTATTCAACGATTGTGCAATAGATGTTCCAAATACGTTATAACTATACTTCAAATATCGCTAAATAACTATTTTTCATACAAATTTACTCACGATAACGGTGATTACATCGTATAAGATTTCCAAGGAAAGTGATGTTAGCATATATTTTGGGTTTTAAAAAGTTAGGGGTGTGTTGAAGATGTTTCTTAAGCATAGGATATTTCCGTCCTTCGATAATTATTCATTGAAATAAAAGGTTTGCTCTTATAAACGAAACTTTAAAATGTGTTATTCCTctaattgattttaaattacTTTAAGACTCAAGGTAATCCGTTGGCCCCAATTGGGCCGATATGAGATAGAGTTTGGGCCGGTTCCTTTAGCATTCAATTACATCGCtccatgtcatcaacatatttCCGATTCAGTCGACTTCAACCGGCCACGGTCACGGCCACCTAGCTCCGCCATTGCGTCGTCCCGCATGAAGAGCTCGTTCTGTGGCTCACTCGCTCCGTGTTCTCTTGCGAGTGCAACTACAAAGTGGTTTTCCTCGACTCACTGAGTCATGAAGTGCCAGAGCGTAGCGTGCATATGGTCCGGCACGCCTCTGTCGCACAGAGTCACCGCCACAGCCGTGCTGAGCCAACCTCCGACTCTCTACACCGGTGGATCTGATGGCTCAATCATCTGGTGGAAAATTTCAATATCCGATTCCAGCACGGTAACTCGAGTAGCTATTAGCTATAAACTCGGCGTTCGATTATAATCTTTAGCTGGTCATCTTTAGAAAGACGATTTTAACTCATTAGTTTGTCTAGATAGATCGGTCAACAGTTTTTTTGTTCGTAATCTTCGCTGCATTTTATTTCTCTAGTTCGACATTATAATTCAGCTTATACTGGTAAGCTCGTGAATGTTCGTGTAATTCTTCGGCGACTGTTCTATGTCTGTTTTTCTAATTTGTTCCCCGAATGATATATTTTCTCCGTGGATTGATTGTAAATCATGTAGCTCGATAATCACTTCTCCTTTCGATAGGAAATTGAACCGGTTGCTGTATTGTGTGGCCATGCTGCGACAATTGCGGATCTTGGAATTTGTTACCCTGTTATTTCAGGGACGGGTAAGACAGATATTTCAAGTAATGCCGAGGTGAACTCCACTTCAGAAATTTGTGGTGCTCTAGTAAGTGCGTGTTCTGATGGTGTGCTGTGCATTTGGAGCAGGAGAAGTGGACATTGCAGGCGCAGAAGAAAACTACCTGCTTGGGTTGGGAGTCCGTCCGTGGTGCGTACGATTCCGTCAAAACCAAGATATGTATGCGTTGGATGCTATTTTATTGATAGTATTCATTCGTCTGATAATCACTCAGTTGATTCTGCTGAAAGGATTGATGTTTCAGCTGATAGAGAACATCAGCATAAAAAGCATTCCAAATGTTCCGTCGTTATTGTTGATACATATACTCTTACCATCGTTGAAACTGTTGTGCATGGAAATTTGTCTATTGGCTCCTTGAGGTATATGGCCATAGTCTCACCTCTAACTGGTGAGGGAAATGATTCAGCAGCTATAGTTGATTCATTTGGTCGGCTGCAGATGATTTCGTTATCTAAGGAATCTGACCAAGAAGTGGATCAGGTGAGCTTGCACAATAGTTCTCAAGTGGGTATTCCTGTCTGGGCTGAGGTATTGAGTGAGAGAGGCCAGGTTGTGTCAGTTGCGATCCAACACAATGTCATTGCCTTTTTGTTGCCTGATCATTGTGTGTTTAAGCTTTTACTCAGTGGTCTGGTGGTTGGAGAGCTTCCTTTTACAGACAGTATCTTTGGCATTAGCGAGTTTACCTCTCAAGCTCATGTTTCTGGAGCAATGTTTCTTGATGGTCGAGATGAATTGAATATCAGGAAAAACCAGGAGTGCCATGAAACATTTGATGAAATATTTGCCGTGTGGAATTCTGTAGGTCATGCAGTTATCTACTCGATATCAATTACAAATAAGATATTTGAATACAGACCACTTTACGAAATTCCTGCATCTTGTAATTCCTCAAATATGGGATTGTCAATATCTTTCGTTCAACTAAATCAACATTTCATTCGCGTTGAATCACTTAGCTCTCAAATTGAAGAGCCTTTTCACTGGACTTCTAATATCACAGTCTGGCCACTTCAAGAAAAACATCTTACTCATGGAAAATTGCTGAAATGCAGAATGGTTGGTGAATCTAGTTCATTGACAGAATGGATTCAAGATTCTACTTTTCACGATGAACTTGTAGGGAAATATGTCGTTGGATCTGGGTTGAAATCTGTTTCTAGTTCTGAAAGTGTAAATGATTTATATTTTGGTGACTGTAACAATTTTGTACAGAAAGGACAAATTATATCTTCTTCTATGGTTATTTCTGATAGTTTATCTACTCCTTATGCAGTTGTCTATGGCTACTCTAGTGGTGATGTACAAATTTTAAAACTCGATTTGTTCCAAGGGTTGTCTTCTCATAGAGGAAGTCCACACTGTGAAGTGAATGATGTACCACAACTATATCTTTCAGGTCACACGGGACCTGTACTATGTTTGGCGGTTCATCGGTTGGTGAGCAAAAATAACGAACAATTTCTATTATCTGGAAGTATGGATTGCACCATTCGAATTTGGGATCTTGAATCTGGGAATCTTGTTATGGTAATGCACCACCATGTGGCTCCTGTGAGGCAAATTATTCTTCCTCCTGCTCATACCGACCATCCTTGGAGCGATTGTTTTCTTTCAGTTGGTGAGGATTCTTGTGTTGCTCTTGCCTCCTTAGAGACTTTAAAGGTGGAGAGAATGTTTCCTGGACATCGCAACTATCCTGAAAAAGTTGTGTGGGATAGTGTAAGAGGTTATATAGCATGCATGTGCAGTAACCATTCCAGTACTTCTGATACTGTTGATATATTGTATATTTGGGATATTAAAACGGGTGCTCGCGAGCGAATTATTCCTGGGACAGCATCTCAGTCTGTATTCgataatttttgtaaaggaaTTGGCAAGAACTTTTCTGGTTCTATTCTGAATGGAAATACCTCTGCTTCATCTCTACTCTTTACAACATTTGAAGATGGGAGTCTTTCTGATTCTCTTTCAAGCAATGGTAAGTCAACTAATACATTAAAGGCAATGGCAGATTTAAGTAATAAGGTAGAATCGCAGACGTCCAATGGACATGGTAGAAGTCGAAAGTCTGCCAAATCATTTCTAAACTCGCTCTATAATTTTGAGAGTGGAAGGCATCCTATCAAGTGCTCTTGTCCATTCCCTGGGATTGCTACAATGAGCTTTGACCTTACAGCATTAATGGCTTTCAATCAGAAGTTCAAGTCATTAGCAAATAAAACTAATCTTCAAGATACTGCAGTTCTGAAGGATCAGCAAGCTAGAATGTCAAGTCCCAGTGCCAGGGATAAGAAAATGGACGATTCTTTGGTCCATGAAATTTCAACTGGTTATAATGAAGAGCCTAGCTGGATATCTTTGTATGAAGAGTGTTTAATTCGGTTCAGCTTGTCCTTTTTGCATGTATGGGGTGTTGACAGCGATCTTGACGATTTGCTAGTAACTgacatgaaattgaaaaaaccAGAGAGCTTTATTGTGGCTTCTGGTTTGCAGGGGGATAAAGGTTCATTAACAGTGTCATTTCCTGGAATGAGAGCTGTTCTTGAGGTAGTCTGGATGATATTTGTTGAATAATGGGGCGTTTGTACGTTTGTTCCCTGCTATATTTCTTCTGACACTTGAAATTCAATTTCAGCTTTGGAAGTCATCCGCAGAGTTTTGTGCTATGAGGTCACTCATGATTCTGTCTCTGGCTCAGCACATGATTAGCTTGTTTCACTCAGGTTCATCTGCCAGCAGGTTAAAGAAATTACAGCATAAGCAGTCTAGTAATTAATCTTTTATGAGCAAAATTTGTGccccaaatttaaaattagtcATTGCAACCCTGAACTTGGAAGTTATTTACCTTATATTGCTATTTGTTGGTTTAATTACTACTTTACCTAATAAAAATAGTACTACGAAAGTGCATTCAATCTTTAATATAATGATAAGAAGCGTTGCTAATAACTACATTCAAAGTACTATGAAAAGGAGTTCTCTGAGAGGGAAACTCTCTGTTCCTAGAGCTGACTGTAAGATATAATACTCTAATTGAATGCCATCTATTCACATGCTTGCCTTCTAAGTACTCCTTTCCCCAATACTAGCATACTGATACTGTTATTAAAGAATGCACTAGTTAGCAGAAAGCACTCACCTACATAGTTTGCCTACCTACTTTTCTCCTTGTGCATGTGAAATGGATCAATGAGTTAAATTGttccaaatattaagaaaattaaaatgcCAGAAGCATCCATTTTGCAACTCCATATATAACTTTTCTACACTGTACGAGTTTCCTCCTATCATGTATGTCTTCGATTGAGTTTTTGAAAATGTTGCATGTAAAATGAATATCCCATGAAATTCTCTCCTCAGGTTTTATAAACTCACATGGAGCGTCTAGATTTATTcatatttcattttctctttctttgtaGTGCGCTGGCAGCTTTCTATATGAGGAATTTTGTGGACAAAGTTCCAGATATAAAGCCTCCTTTACTTCAGGTACATCTTTGCTTACTTTTCTCAATTCATAGGTTGACCAAGATACTTCATGACCTACTCCATCCTTATAATTAGAAAAAGGTATTTAGTTACTTTTGCATGACATTGCTGGTAGATCCGTACACCCATGTAGTTGAATTGGTATACTTGTTcatttggttaattttttacttcttttccCAGTTAAAATATTTGGAGACCACTTTATATCAATAACATACTGTGCAACTGAAAATTATGTTCTTGGGGTgacatgcatttttttttccCCTGAAACAGCAACTTTCATTCAAGCAATAAAAATCTAATACCAACTTCCTGCCGACTACATAAAATGGTCCCAGTATGTGTTAATTACAAAACAATTATTTAGGCTACCTATTGGGAGCACTTTGTTTTGCTAACTCGAAACCCTTTCCTTCCTAAATATTCTCCTATTCACAACCACATAGTCCTTTTTAACCAAAATTCCTGTGAATCATCTTCAGTGAGCAGCTGATCCAATTTTCCTAGCATTCTTTAAATAACAAcctcttaaatcaccaattcacCTAAAAGCTTAAGCTGATAGGTGAAGATAAATATAATATCCAACACTTCCCTTTATTTATGGGCTTGAAATATGAAGACAGACCAAACAAGTGGAAATTAACATGTTGGGAGGAAACAATGTTGCAGGGGCTTGAACCCAGGACGTCCTGAAGTAATCTGCTCTAGTACCATCTTAAATCACTTGCTAAAGGTGATAGGTGaggataaatttaatataatatccaACACGACCCAACACATGTTGAATAATCTAAATAAACTCCAGAATATCATAAACTATGGGACAACTCTAACACATTCTCTTAAGGATCAGGCTCCATGTAGAAACATGCTTCGTTATGTAATCGTATTCTCCCAATCATTGTTCCACCTGCCCTACTATTTCCCAATTAACCAAGTGAGACCCTCCTCCCTCGTCGATCCCCTCTCACAAAAAGTTCCTTATAGCTCTCTCAAGGGGCTTACTAACAGACACCTAACTTCGTGTAAGCACACATAGGTCTCATTTATCACAAAGTCAATGATACCTCTTTCATGAAACTTATTGCACAATTTCCAAAGCTTGTCTTTAATGCACTcccaattatattaaaaaaggCAATAGTAATTTCATCAAGTCCTGTGGACCTGTTCCTATCAGAGCCAAAATCCTCTTGACGAATTTCAGTTTGGGTAAAAGTGGTTTCCAAACCTTCTCCCTCTCTTTCCTAAATGGGACTCAATTCTAAATCATTCACAAACAATCAATCTAGAGGTCAAAGGAGGGGAATAAAGCAATTGTTTCTGATCTGTCTTTgtattcttccatttttctcaatgaaagcagctttttctattaaaaaaaaaaagaaaaaaagaaaaaagaaagaacagGGATATAAAaattggataaaaaaaagaagaagaattatcACCCCCCTCCTTTGACCATTTTGATTTTGGTCTGGGATTCTGACATTACAATTAGTAATGTTCTTGTTTTACGTAATTCTGATCTCTCTTTGTAGCAAAAAGTTGACCAAGAAATATAGGATGTAAATATCAAGCCTGAAGACAACTGACAAAGAAacaattaatttattataaCTGTAAATCTGTTTCGATAATTTAAACATTTATCatgattgtttatatatttttcagCTTTTAGTGAGCTTCTGGCAAGATGAAAGTGAACATGTACGTATGGCTGCTCGTTCTTTGTTCCATTGTGCAGCTTCACGTTCAATTCCACTACCACTAAGAGGTGGAAAATCCACCGAGCATGGAAGTTCGAGTGAAATTGGAGATATTGACACTGAACTTGATGGCTTGAGTATGAATGAGAAGTCTGATTACGGAATATCATCAGACTGCTTTCCTAAAAGCGAAGAGGTTTCTCAGGTTGAGGAACTCAACATACACACCTGGTTAGAATCTTATGAAATGCATGATTGGATTTCTTGCGTAGGGGGAACGAGTCAAGATGCAATGACTTCTCATATTATAGTTGCAGCAGCACTAGCCATTTGGTATCGCAGTCTTGTGAAGAAAAGCCTTTCGATGCTCGTTGTCCATTCATTAGTGAAGTTGGTAaagtccatgaatgagaaatacAGTTCCACCGCTGCAGAGCTCCTTGCTGAAGGTATGGAAAGCACATGGAAGACTTGTCTGGGCAATGAGATTCCTCATCTCATTGAAGATGTGTTACTCCAGCTGGAATATATGAGTGGTCTGTCTCCAAATCAGTTAGTTCAAAATTCATCCCTTTCAGTGGGCATTCGGGAAACCTTGGTTGAAGTTCTTCTCCCAAGTCTAGCCATGGCTGACATACCAGGATTCTTGACCGTAATAGAAAGCCAAATCTGGTCTACTGCATCTGATTCACCTGTTCATCTGGTGTCACTTAAGACACTGATCAGGGTTGTACGTGGTTCTCCTAGAAACCTGGCGCCATATCTTGACAAGGTTGGttctatatttatattattaattgcATTGAGACCATGATTTTTCTTTGCATTTTCACGAAAATTTGTACATACTGGGATTAGCATGAAGGACACTTCCGCTGTAAGTTACTGTTTTGGTTTCTTAAGGTGACCTGAATGACTTTGGTCACTCCAAAGCATCACACTCTATAGACAAATAAAATCCATTTCCCCAACAAGAAATAGATGATGCTGAAGCACACTATGAAAgtgggggggaggggggggggggggggaggtgGAAGAGCAGGCCTTCCAAATTTCAATGTTAAACTCAACACTAATTTGTTAGGAATATAGGAATTTGTTTATCGCAGATGGTAGTTTAAAGACAATGTACTTTGTTTGACCTTATTGTACCTAGCTACTTTTGGCTCCACAATTCTTGCCATTGAGATCTCATCTCATTCAGTAATGC
This region of Cucumis melo cultivar AY chromosome 7, USDA_Cmelo_AY_1.0, whole genome shotgun sequence genomic DNA includes:
- the LOC103493139 gene encoding uncharacterized protein LOC103493139 isoform X3 codes for the protein MKCQSVACIWSGTPLSHRVTATAVLSQPPTLYTGGSDGSIIWWKISISDSSTEIEPVAVLCGHAATIADLGICYPVISGTGKTDISSNAEVNSTSEICGALVSACSDGVLCIWSRRSGHCRRRRKLPAWVGSPSVVRTIPSKPRYVCVGCYFIDSIHSSDNHSVDSAERIDVSADREHQHKKHSKCSVVIVDTYTLTIVETVVHGNLSIGSLRYMAIVSPLTGEGNDSAAIVDSFGRLQMISLSKESDQEVDQVSLHNSSQVGIPVWAEVLSERGQVVSVAIQHNVIAFLLPDHCVFKLLLSGLVVGELPFTDSIFGISEFTSQAHVSGAMFLDGRDELNIRKNQECHETFDEIFAVWNSVGHAVIYSISITNKIFEYRPLYEIPASCNSSNMGLSISFVQLNQHFIRVESLSSQIEEPFHWTSNITVWPLQEKHLTHGKLLKCRMVGESSSLTEWIQDSTFHDELVGKYVVGSGLKSVSSSESVNDLYFGDCNNFVQKGQIISSSMVISDSLSTPYAVVYGYSSGDVQILKLDLFQGLSSHRGSPHCEVNDVPQLYLSGHTGPVLCLAVHRLVSKNNEQFLLSGSMDCTIRIWDLESGNLVMVMHHHVAPVRQIILPPAHTDHPWSDCFLSVGEDSCVALASLETLKVERMFPGHRNYPEKVVWDSVRGYIACMCSNHSSTSDTVDILYIWDIKTGARERIIPGTASQSVFDNFCKGIGKNFSGSILNGNTSASSLLFTTFEDGSLSDSLSSNGKSTNTLKAMADLSNKVESQTSNGHGRSRKSAKSFLNSLYNFESGRHPIKCSCPFPGIATMSFDLTALMAFNQKFKSLANKTNLQDTAVLKDQQARMSSPSARDKKMDDSLVHEISTGYNEEPSWISLYEECLIRFSLSFLHVWGVDSDLDDLLVTDMKLKKPESFIVASGLQGDKGSLTVSFPGMRAVLELWKSSAEFCAMRSLMILSLAQHMISLFHSGSSASSALAAFYMRNFVDKVPDIKPPLLQLLVSFWQDESEHVRMAARSLFHCAASRSIPLPLRGGKSTEHGSSSEIGDIDTELDGLSMNEKSDYGISSDCFPKSEEVSQVEELNIHTWLESYEMHDWISCVGGTSQDAMTSHIIVAAALAIWYRSLVKKSLSMLVVHSLVKLVKSMNEKYSSTAAELLAEGMESTWKTCLGNEIPHLIEDVLLQLEYMSGLSPNQLVQNSSLSVGIRETLVEVLLPSLAMADIPGFLTVIESQIWSTASDSPVHLVSLKTLIRVVRGSPRNLAPYLDK
- the LOC103493139 gene encoding uncharacterized protein LOC103493139 isoform X1, yielding MKCQSVACIWSGTPLSHRVTATAVLSQPPTLYTGGSDGSIIWWKISISDSSTEIEPVAVLCGHAATIADLGICYPVISGTGKTDISSNAEVNSTSEICGALVSACSDGVLCIWSRRSGHCRRRRKLPAWVGSPSVVRTIPSKPRYVCVGCYFIDSIHSSDNHSVDSAERIDVSADREHQHKKHSKCSVVIVDTYTLTIVETVVHGNLSIGSLRYMAIVSPLTGEGNDSAAIVDSFGRLQMISLSKESDQEVDQVSLHNSSQVGIPVWAEVLSERGQVVSVAIQHNVIAFLLPDHCVFKLLLSGLVVGELPFTDSIFGISEFTSQAHVSGAMFLDGRDELNIRKNQECHETFDEIFAVWNSVGHAVIYSISITNKIFEYRPLYEIPASCNSSNMGLSISFVQLNQHFIRVESLSSQIEEPFHWTSNITVWPLQEKHLTHGKLLKCRMVGESSSLTEWIQDSTFHDELVGKYVVGSGLKSVSSSESVNDLYFGDCNNFVQKGQIISSSMVISDSLSTPYAVVYGYSSGDVQILKLDLFQGLSSHRGSPHCEVNDVPQLYLSGHTGPVLCLAVHRLVSKNNEQFLLSGSMDCTIRIWDLESGNLVMVMHHHVAPVRQIILPPAHTDHPWSDCFLSVGEDSCVALASLETLKVERMFPGHRNYPEKVVWDSVRGYIACMCSNHSSTSDTVDILYIWDIKTGARERIIPGTASQSVFDNFCKGIGKNFSGSILNGNTSASSLLFTTFEDGSLSDSLSSNGKSTNTLKAMADLSNKVESQTSNGHGRSRKSAKSFLNSLYNFESGRHPIKCSCPFPGIATMSFDLTALMAFNQKFKSLANKTNLQDTAVLKDQQARMSSPSARDKKMDDSLVHEISTGYNEEPSWISLYEECLIRFSLSFLHVWGVDSDLDDLLVTDMKLKKPESFIVASGLQGDKGSLTVSFPGMRAVLELWKSSAEFCAMRSLMILSLAQHMISLFHSGSSASSALAAFYMRNFVDKVPDIKPPLLQLLVSFWQDESEHVRMAARSLFHCAASRSIPLPLRGGKSTEHGSSSEIGDIDTELDGLSMNEKSDYGISSDCFPKSEEVSQVEELNIHTWLESYEMHDWISCVGGTSQDAMTSHIIVAAALAIWYRSLVKKSLSMLVVHSLVKLVKSMNEKYSSTAAELLAEGMESTWKTCLGNEIPHLIEDVLLQLEYMSGLSPNQLVQNSSLSVGIRETLVEVLLPSLAMADIPGFLTVIESQIWSTASDSPVHLVSLKTLIRVVRGSPRNLAPYLDKAVNFILQIMDPSNSVMRKICYQSSMAALKEVVHVFPMVALNDSWTRLAVGDVIGELNSASIRVYDLQSVTKIKVLDATGPPGLPSLLPAGSEMALRISISALSFSPDGEGVVAFSEHGLMIRWWSVGSVWWEKLSRNFVPVQCTKVIFVPPWEGFSPNSSRLSIMASATERHTQAVDVQDNVRALSHADILKILIHSLDLSYRLEWIDERKVKLTRHGNELGTFQI